In a single window of the Halobacteriovorax sp. DA5 genome:
- a CDS encoding NAD(P)-dependent alcohol dehydrogenase — MIKSKGIAAKSPKAALEPYNFERREAGNNDVVIDIKYCGICHSDIHMVRDEWGLDTPFPLVPGHEIAGVVSEVGANVKKYKVGDRVGVGCLVDSCRKCSPCENHLEQYCEQGATQTYGSEIDDGTGHTQGGYSDVIVVDQDFVLKIPDNIDLQKAGPLMCAGITLYSPLTHWQAGPGKKVAIMGLGGLGHMGVKIAAAKGAEVTVLSHTKSKKDDATKLGAHNFLYTGDEKVFEENAEKFDLIINTVSSNKLDMGNYFNLLKLDGTLVSVGVPEEPLAIHPFPLIMKRRSYAGSVIGGIKETQEMLDFCGKHNITPDIEMIEPKQVNEAYERVLKSDVRYRFVIDMSKLG; from the coding sequence ATGATCAAATCAAAAGGGATTGCGGCCAAAAGTCCTAAGGCAGCGCTTGAACCATATAATTTTGAAAGAAGAGAAGCAGGTAACAACGATGTTGTAATTGATATTAAGTATTGTGGAATCTGCCACTCAGATATTCATATGGTGAGAGATGAGTGGGGATTAGATACACCTTTTCCTCTTGTTCCTGGTCACGAGATTGCTGGGGTTGTGAGTGAAGTTGGTGCTAATGTTAAAAAATATAAAGTAGGGGATCGCGTAGGTGTTGGCTGCCTTGTTGATTCTTGTCGAAAGTGTTCACCTTGTGAAAATCATCTTGAGCAATATTGTGAGCAGGGGGCCACTCAAACATACGGCTCTGAGATAGATGATGGAACAGGCCATACACAAGGTGGTTATTCTGATGTTATCGTTGTTGATCAAGACTTCGTTTTAAAGATTCCTGACAATATTGATTTACAAAAAGCTGGCCCACTGATGTGTGCCGGAATTACGTTATATTCTCCCTTAACTCATTGGCAGGCCGGACCTGGAAAAAAGGTTGCAATAATGGGGCTTGGAGGGCTCGGGCATATGGGTGTAAAAATAGCTGCCGCAAAAGGAGCAGAAGTTACAGTCCTCAGCCATACTAAGAGTAAGAAGGATGATGCTACAAAGCTTGGGGCCCATAATTTTCTCTATACTGGAGATGAGAAGGTATTTGAAGAGAATGCCGAAAAGTTTGATCTAATTATTAATACAGTATCTAGTAATAAGCTTGATATGGGTAATTACTTTAATCTTTTAAAACTTGATGGCACTCTTGTTTCTGTGGGGGTGCCGGAGGAACCTTTAGCGATTCATCCATTCCCACTTATTATGAAGAGAAGGAGTTATGCCGGTTCTGTTATTGGTGGAATTAAAGAAACTCAAGAAATGTTAGACTTCTGTGGGAAACATAATATTACCCCCGATATTGAAATGATTGAGCCTAAACAAGTTAATGAAGCCTATGAGAGGGTGCTTAAAAGCGATGTCCGTTATCGCTTTGTCATTGATATGAGTAAACTTGGTTAG
- a CDS encoding ion channel, with translation MIRTSWTRFFLFVSLIYLIINFLFALLYFYSPAEILNTNSNSLWDAFIFSFQTSTTIGYGYYLPKNNSSIF, from the coding sequence ATGATTAGGACATCATGGACCCGATTTTTTCTATTTGTGAGTTTAATATATTTAATCATTAATTTTCTATTCGCCTTATTATACTTCTACTCTCCCGCTGAAATTTTAAATACCAATAGTAATTCCCTTTGGGATGCATTTATTTTTAGTTTTCAAACAAGTACAACAATTGGATATGGATACTATCTACCTAAAAATAACTCGTCCATTTTCTAG